In one Terriglobales bacterium genomic region, the following are encoded:
- a CDS encoding HU family DNA-binding protein, translating into MIKLDIINEVVNKTGITKTKAELAVETVFESMKKALSQGDRIELRGFGVFNVRPRKTGIGRNPRTGAEVSIPPGKAVRFKPGKELQTIE; encoded by the coding sequence GTGATTAAGCTGGACATCATCAACGAGGTCGTAAATAAAACCGGCATCACGAAAACCAAGGCCGAGCTGGCCGTGGAAACTGTGTTCGAGAGCATGAAGAAAGCCCTGTCACAGGGCGACCGCATTGAGTTGCGCGGATTCGGTGTGTTCAACGTGCGTCCACGGAAGACCGGCATCGGGCGAAATCCCAGGACTGGCGCGGAAGTCAGCATTCCTCCGGGAAAGGCCGTGCGTTTTAAGCCCGGCAAAGAGTTGCAGACCATCGAATAG
- a CDS encoding TonB-dependent receptor: MRQSVLKLIAFAFLLAMPFLMSAQDVASVTGVVTDTTGAVVEGVSVTLLNTRTNTKYESTTNETGLYLIPKVQPGPGYKITFQRNGFETVVINDLYLIVASTRTLNTQMKVGAVSETVEVSAAAEGVALNTTDATVGSNFNMNAVAQLPVQIRDSPAALLQLQPGVVNATGGSDGLSSRAGSVTGARGDQNNVTLDGLDVNDFATGQAFSTVSNAPVESIQEFRGETAGSLSASGRGSGGQVSLLTKSGTNVFHGSLFEYHRNTLFAANNWFNNLAGVQRPKLIRNQFGGTIGGPVVKDKLFFFFNYNGRRDARSASVTTTVPLDSFRAGTIHYIKNTAGCTASSRLNTNPECIGTLSPAQVAALDPQGVGANTALMQFLNSRYPQANDLTGGDGLNTGGYRFNSPVNRTANDYVTKIDYNLNNSMKLSGRFSILRDRYGDSVNYAAPVRFPGDPMTKTIENTSYSFVINHNWTISPTMVNQFTYGKTVSQLAFPTNWNPNGTNYWQVGGSLLTNPYYNQSNQQRKNPIPVFRDDFSWQKGNHNIQFGGTFKPILTTSTLVNDNNFPLMGLGGNLTSLLPSLRPEDALEDANEIATTKYDAAFAFLLGHMASVGSNYNYNSSLSPLPQGSGATRQYRYYETELYGQDTWKVNSALTLTFGLRYQHYSVPYEVNGIQAIQNVGFDELVFGRAANGLAGRSGYGVEPITSYDLGGKANNARDLYNGNFKDFAPRFSFAYSPSPSTSWLNRVFGDRKTVLRGGAGLMYDHTVTNALNFIQDQNSYMFQAASSVQYEGDATLALLNDPRFTNINTIPTPGAAPTIDRPFAPFVDADGIPFGNAAGEFNYAIDSNLKTPYSIVLNFGFQRELPGHFVLESTYVGRLGRRLIAQADAAQLVDFKDPVSGQMLSEAFAALTGELRAGKNYRTVTRQPFFENQVGPYGVLSSGTQVIAGYQRSLTTRGDVADVVQWLNAVGIIDPNVGVPAQFAGNTYITNKGNSNYHGLLTSLHKNMSNGLQFDLNYTFSHSIDNASGIANSISASSGMGFICDALNLRTCRGNSDFDITHIVNGNFIYELPFGKGKSYGSSVSKGWNQLIGGWTISGIPTWRSGIAWSTITGAYLMGYANNAPAIWNGDTTASRVRVHTTSQGIVNLFAFPAEAYSAFTSPIGFQIGSRNNLRGPSFFNLDLGVAKTFPINERFGLNFRADAFNALNHASFGLPGGGSNGAGANLSSGAQQFGRITSTSSTAREMQFALRLEF, from the coding sequence ATGCGTCAATCTGTTTTAAAGCTCATCGCATTCGCCTTCTTATTGGCGATGCCATTCCTGATGAGCGCTCAGGATGTCGCGTCGGTGACGGGCGTTGTCACGGACACGACAGGCGCGGTTGTTGAGGGTGTCAGCGTGACGCTCTTGAATACGCGCACCAACACCAAGTACGAATCCACCACTAACGAAACCGGCCTCTACCTCATCCCCAAGGTTCAACCAGGCCCCGGTTACAAGATCACTTTCCAGAGAAACGGATTTGAAACCGTCGTCATCAATGATCTGTACCTCATCGTCGCCAGCACGCGCACGCTGAATACGCAGATGAAGGTCGGCGCGGTATCGGAAACCGTGGAAGTCTCTGCCGCGGCCGAAGGCGTCGCTCTGAATACCACCGACGCAACCGTCGGCAGCAACTTCAACATGAATGCTGTGGCCCAGTTGCCCGTGCAGATTCGTGATAGTCCTGCCGCACTCCTGCAATTGCAGCCCGGAGTTGTGAACGCGACCGGCGGATCCGATGGTCTGAGCTCGCGCGCCGGATCGGTAACTGGCGCCCGCGGTGACCAGAACAACGTCACCCTCGACGGCCTCGACGTCAACGATTTCGCGACTGGTCAGGCTTTCTCGACGGTGTCCAACGCTCCTGTGGAATCCATCCAGGAGTTCCGCGGCGAAACAGCCGGTTCGCTTTCGGCCAGCGGTCGTGGCAGCGGCGGCCAGGTGTCACTGCTCACCAAGAGCGGCACCAACGTGTTCCATGGCTCTTTGTTCGAATATCACCGCAATACGCTCTTCGCGGCCAATAACTGGTTCAACAATCTGGCCGGAGTCCAGCGCCCCAAGCTGATCCGCAACCAGTTCGGTGGCACAATCGGCGGTCCCGTCGTGAAGGACAAGTTGTTCTTCTTCTTCAATTACAACGGACGCCGTGATGCACGTTCAGCCAGCGTCACCACCACCGTACCGCTCGACTCGTTCCGTGCCGGAACCATCCACTACATCAAGAACACGGCCGGATGCACAGCCTCGAGCCGTCTGAACACCAATCCCGAATGCATTGGCACTCTGTCACCGGCACAGGTTGCCGCGTTGGATCCACAAGGCGTCGGTGCAAACACCGCCTTGATGCAGTTCCTCAACAGCCGTTACCCGCAAGCGAATGACCTGACCGGCGGCGACGGCCTCAATACCGGCGGATACCGCTTCAACAGCCCGGTCAATCGCACTGCGAACGACTACGTCACCAAGATTGATTACAACCTGAACAACAGCATGAAGTTGTCGGGCCGTTTCAGCATCCTGCGTGACCGTTACGGCGACAGCGTGAACTACGCCGCGCCCGTCCGTTTCCCGGGCGATCCGATGACGAAAACCATCGAGAACACCAGCTATTCCTTCGTCATCAATCACAACTGGACGATCAGTCCGACCATGGTGAACCAGTTCACCTATGGCAAGACTGTCTCGCAACTCGCGTTCCCGACCAACTGGAATCCGAATGGCACCAACTATTGGCAGGTTGGCGGCTCACTGTTGACGAACCCCTACTACAACCAGAGCAATCAACAGCGCAAGAACCCGATCCCCGTGTTCCGCGATGATTTCAGCTGGCAGAAGGGCAATCACAACATTCAGTTCGGCGGTACCTTCAAGCCCATTCTGACCACTTCTACGCTGGTCAATGACAACAACTTCCCGCTCATGGGTTTGGGCGGCAATCTCACTTCTCTGTTGCCTTCTCTCAGGCCAGAAGATGCCCTCGAAGATGCAAACGAAATCGCCACTACGAAGTACGATGCGGCGTTCGCCTTCCTTCTTGGACACATGGCTTCGGTCGGAAGCAACTACAACTACAACAGCAGCCTGAGTCCTCTTCCTCAAGGTTCCGGTGCAACTCGTCAATATCGTTATTACGAGACGGAACTCTATGGCCAGGACACCTGGAAGGTGAACTCAGCGCTAACCCTCACCTTCGGTCTGCGCTATCAGCACTACTCCGTGCCTTACGAAGTGAACGGTATTCAAGCCATCCAGAACGTCGGCTTCGATGAACTCGTGTTTGGACGCGCCGCCAACGGTCTGGCGGGACGCTCCGGATACGGTGTTGAGCCGATCACCTCTTACGACCTCGGCGGCAAGGCCAACAATGCTCGCGATCTGTACAACGGAAACTTCAAGGACTTCGCTCCCCGGTTCTCGTTCGCTTACAGCCCGAGCCCCAGCACCAGCTGGCTCAACCGTGTGTTCGGCGACCGGAAGACCGTTCTTCGCGGCGGCGCCGGCCTCATGTACGACCACACCGTTACCAACGCGTTGAACTTCATCCAGGACCAGAACTCCTACATGTTCCAGGCTGCGAGTTCGGTTCAGTACGAAGGCGACGCAACGCTGGCACTGTTGAACGACCCGCGTTTCACCAACATCAACACCATTCCCACTCCGGGTGCGGCACCTACGATTGACCGTCCGTTTGCTCCATTCGTGGATGCCGACGGCATCCCGTTCGGAAATGCAGCCGGTGAATTCAACTATGCGATCGACTCGAACTTGAAAACTCCGTACTCGATCGTCTTGAACTTCGGGTTCCAACGCGAACTCCCGGGACACTTCGTTCTCGAGAGCACGTACGTTGGACGCCTCGGCCGCCGCTTGATCGCACAGGCCGATGCAGCCCAGTTGGTTGACTTCAAGGACCCGGTGTCCGGCCAGATGTTGTCGGAAGCCTTTGCAGCACTTACCGGGGAACTCCGTGCAGGCAAGAACTATCGTACGGTCACCAGACAGCCTTTCTTTGAGAATCAGGTTGGACCTTACGGCGTTCTCAGCTCCGGCACGCAGGTCATCGCGGGCTATCAGAGATCGCTTACAACCCGCGGCGACGTTGCCGACGTGGTGCAGTGGCTCAATGCCGTGGGAATCATCGATCCGAATGTCGGCGTGCCGGCGCAGTTCGCGGGCAACACCTACATCACCAACAAGGGCAACTCCAACTATCACGGCCTGTTGACCTCGTTGCACAAGAACATGTCGAACGGTTTGCAGTTCGACCTGAACTACACCTTCTCTCACTCCATCGATAACGCCTCTGGTATCGCCAACAGCATCTCGGCGAGCAGCGGTATGGGCTTTATCTGCGATGCTCTGAATCTCCGCACCTGCCGCGGGAATTCGGACTTCGACATCACCCACATCGTCAACGGAAACTTCATCTACGAACTTCCTTTTGGCAAAGGTAAGAGCTACGGCAGTTCGGTTTCCAAGGGCTGGAATCAGCTCATTGGAGGATGGACGATTTCCGGTATCCCGACGTGGCGCAGCGGAATTGCATGGTCCACCATCACTGGTGCGTACTTGATGGGTTACGCCAACAACGCCCCTGCTATTTGGAACGGCGACACCACGGCGAGTCGGGTACGGGTTCATACGACTTCGCAGGGAATCGTGAACCTCTTTGCGTTCCCGGCGGAAGCCTACAGCGCCTTCACCTCCCCCATCGGGTTCCAGATCGGCAGCCGCAATAACCTTCGCGGACCGTCGTTCTTTAACCTCGACCTGGGAGTTGCGAAGACCTTCCCGATCAACGAACGGTTTGGTCTGAACTTCCGTGCTGACGCGTTCAACGCGCTCAACCACGCGAGCTTCGGACTACCGGGCGGCGGCAGCAACGGCGCCGGCGCCAATCTCAGTTCGGGCGCCCAGCAGTTCGGTCGCATCACTTCAACCTCCAGCACCGCCAGGGAAATGCAGTTCGCCCTCCGCCTGGAGTTCTAA
- a CDS encoding glycosyltransferase family 39 protein: MHDAPRGDHRTTLLIVIAIALALLAFHIATNNQYGFHRDELQTVDDARHMDWGFVAYPPVTPFFGWLSHLLFGDSLRGYRFFPALAQSLVMILAALMARELGGRRLAQLIAALAVMVAPVSLAAGALYQYVSFDFLWWVLLAYLVIRLRRTEDDRLWLPIGAVIGLGMMTKYTMLFLALGLVTGVLLDARRYLRSKWLWAGVALSLAIFLPHAIWQFRHDFITADFLRHIHERDVRIGRTKNFLPEQFLIGANLFTVPIWLAGLYFYFRHPEGRSFRILGWMFIVPLVFFVIAKGRGYYMAPAYPMLLAAGAVFLEHWVSNRRPKPSRAIVAATSAMIAVGGVLVAPIAMPLVPVNSALFQKIDNDDFREEIGWPELVQEVARIRDTLPATEKNNFGILAGNYGEAGAINLLGSQYGLPRAISGTNSFWLRSYPQNEPQTLIVLGFSRRGLEEVFQQCELAGKITNSYGVKNEESEDHPEIYVCRTLRQPWPEFWKTFRRFG; this comes from the coding sequence ATGCACGACGCGCCGCGCGGCGACCATCGCACAACGCTGTTGATCGTGATTGCCATTGCGCTCGCGCTTCTGGCATTCCACATCGCCACCAATAACCAGTACGGCTTCCATCGCGACGAACTCCAGACCGTCGACGATGCCCGGCACATGGATTGGGGATTCGTAGCGTATCCGCCTGTGACTCCGTTCTTTGGCTGGCTCTCACACCTTCTCTTCGGCGACTCTCTCCGCGGATATCGCTTCTTTCCCGCACTCGCCCAGTCATTGGTGATGATCCTGGCCGCGCTCATGGCCCGCGAACTTGGCGGCCGGCGATTGGCTCAGTTGATCGCCGCTCTCGCCGTCATGGTCGCGCCTGTTTCTCTCGCCGCGGGAGCGCTCTATCAATACGTTTCCTTCGACTTCCTCTGGTGGGTCTTGCTTGCCTATCTCGTGATCCGTTTGCGGCGCACTGAAGACGACAGGCTCTGGCTACCCATCGGTGCCGTGATCGGCCTCGGCATGATGACGAAGTACACCATGCTCTTCCTCGCGCTGGGCTTGGTGACGGGCGTCTTACTCGATGCGCGGCGCTATCTGCGAAGCAAATGGTTGTGGGCGGGAGTCGCTCTCTCGCTGGCCATCTTTCTTCCGCACGCGATATGGCAGTTCCGGCACGACTTCATCACCGCCGATTTCCTTCGCCACATCCACGAACGCGATGTCCGAATTGGTCGCACAAAGAACTTCCTTCCGGAACAGTTTCTGATCGGCGCAAATCTCTTCACGGTGCCGATCTGGTTGGCTGGCCTCTACTTCTACTTCCGTCACCCCGAAGGCCGCAGCTTCCGCATTCTCGGCTGGATGTTTATCGTGCCACTTGTTTTTTTCGTTATTGCCAAGGGCCGCGGATACTACATGGCTCCCGCTTACCCGATGCTTCTGGCCGCCGGTGCTGTCTTCCTGGAACACTGGGTCTCGAATCGCCGCCCAAAACCGTCCCGCGCAATAGTTGCGGCGACGTCCGCCATGATTGCCGTTGGGGGAGTGCTGGTCGCTCCGATTGCAATGCCGCTTGTTCCAGTGAACTCGGCGCTCTTTCAGAAGATCGACAACGACGACTTCCGCGAAGAAATCGGATGGCCCGAACTCGTACAGGAAGTTGCGCGCATCCGCGACACGCTGCCCGCCACTGAGAAGAACAACTTCGGCATCCTCGCCGGAAACTATGGCGAAGCCGGCGCCATCAACCTGCTCGGCAGTCAGTACGGGCTTCCCCGCGCTATCAGTGGCACCAATTCTTTCTGGCTGCGAAGCTATCCCCAAAACGAACCCCAGACGCTCATTGTCCTGGGATTCTCGCGGCGCGGACTGGAAGAAGTTTTTCAGCAATGTGAGCTCGCCGGGAAAATCACAAACTCCTATGGTGTGAAGAACGAAGAGAGCGAAGATCATCCCGAGATCTACGTCTGTCGCACTCTCCGCCAGCCTTGGCCCGAGTTCTGGAAGACGTTCCGTCGCTTCGGATGA
- the dcd gene encoding dCTP deaminase, giving the protein MAIKSDHWIRRMSLEHDMINPFSEKQVRQGVVSYGLSSYGYDLRVADEFKIFTNVNSSIVDPKKFDEKSFVTITSDVCIVPPNSFALARSVEYFKIPRNVLTLCVGKSTYARCGIIVNVTPFEPEWEGFVTLEISNTTPLPAKIYANEGLCQILFFESDEVCEVSYKDRHGKYQAQTGIVLPKV; this is encoded by the coding sequence ATGGCTATCAAGAGTGACCACTGGATTCGCCGTATGTCGCTGGAACACGACATGATCAACCCCTTTTCGGAAAAGCAGGTGCGGCAAGGTGTTGTTTCGTATGGCCTTTCTTCTTATGGATACGACCTCCGGGTCGCCGACGAGTTCAAGATTTTCACCAACGTGAACTCCAGCATCGTGGACCCTAAGAAGTTCGACGAGAAGTCGTTCGTTACCATCACTTCCGACGTCTGCATCGTTCCGCCAAACTCCTTCGCGCTGGCGCGGTCGGTCGAGTACTTCAAGATCCCGCGCAACGTGCTCACCTTGTGCGTTGGCAAGTCCACCTACGCCCGCTGCGGCATCATCGTGAACGTCACCCCGTTCGAGCCTGAGTGGGAAGGCTTTGTCACCCTCGAGATATCCAACACCACGCCGCTGCCTGCGAAGATTTACGCCAACGAGGGTCTCTGCCAGATCCTGTTCTTTGAGTCCGACGAAGTCTGTGAGGTCAGCTACAAGGACCGCCACGGCAAGTATCAGGCGCAGACCGGAATCGTGCTGCCCAAGGTGTAA
- a CDS encoding adenosine-specific kinase — MLELISVRLEFPADANIIVGQTHFIKTVEDIYEAVVTTVPQAKFGLAFNEASGACLIRSDGNDQSLKEVAIRNAQALAAGHVFVLVIQNAYPINILNRIKDVPEVCHIFCATANPVEVILAQSEQGRGVLGVIDGSSPKGVEGESDIAWRHDLLRKIGYKR; from the coding sequence ATGCTCGAACTCATTTCAGTTCGCCTCGAGTTTCCCGCTGACGCCAACATCATCGTCGGCCAAACGCACTTCATAAAGACCGTCGAAGACATCTATGAGGCCGTCGTCACCACCGTGCCTCAGGCCAAGTTCGGACTAGCCTTCAACGAAGCCTCCGGCGCATGCCTCATCCGTTCCGATGGCAACGATCAGTCGCTGAAGGAAGTCGCCATCCGCAACGCACAGGCGCTCGCCGCCGGACACGTCTTCGTCCTCGTCATCCAGAACGCATACCCCATCAACATCCTCAACCGCATCAAGGACGTCCCCGAGGTCTGCCACATCTTTTGCGCCACCGCCAATCCCGTGGAAGTGATTCTCGCGCAAAGCGAGCAGGGAAGAGGCGTGCTCGGCGTCATCGATGGAAGTTCACCGAAAGGCGTAGAGGGCGAGTCCGACATCGCGTGGCGTCACGATCTGCTGCGAAAGATCGGCTACAAACGCTAA
- a CDS encoding elongation factor P produces MVIASGLKAGMALHLEGHVFKVLQSDFKAGAGQAGGLVKSLLQNVVTGREIERRFHPDEKLEDLPIERRTMEYLYADGENCIFMDPASYEQVEVPRALLGKMANFLQEGSDFPVELCDEKPISVTLPDSVEARVAETAPAQHSGQDSTWKEAVLDNGVQLLVPLFVAPGELIRMDPRTGKYLERVRLEKKKGA; encoded by the coding sequence ATGGTGATTGCCTCTGGACTCAAAGCAGGAATGGCGCTCCACCTGGAGGGCCATGTGTTCAAGGTGTTGCAGTCTGACTTCAAAGCCGGCGCCGGACAAGCCGGTGGACTGGTGAAGTCGCTACTGCAGAACGTGGTAACCGGCCGCGAAATCGAGCGGCGCTTCCATCCTGACGAAAAGCTGGAAGATCTTCCAATTGAGCGCCGCACCATGGAGTACCTCTATGCGGACGGCGAGAACTGCATCTTCATGGATCCGGCCAGCTATGAGCAGGTGGAGGTTCCGCGCGCTTTGCTGGGGAAAATGGCGAATTTCCTTCAGGAAGGATCGGACTTCCCCGTTGAGCTATGTGACGAGAAACCGATCTCGGTGACGCTGCCGGATAGCGTGGAGGCCCGCGTGGCCGAGACCGCGCCTGCGCAGCACTCGGGACAGGACAGCACGTGGAAGGAAGCGGTTCTCGACAATGGCGTGCAACTGCTGGTGCCGCTGTTCGTAGCGCCGGGCGAGCTCATACGCATGGATCCGAGAACGGGAAAATACCTGGAACGCGTGCGCCTGGAGAAAAAGAAGGGCGCATGA
- a CDS encoding site-2 protease family protein, translating into MSDYTPPIPRLEFDPRTYDVAVVSRSRQKYWLHALLLLTTFFTTMMVGTRLETNFLHGLPIFSLADDTIPLFPIGFILEHPARILLGLPFSLTLMTILLAHEMGHYVMCLRYGVYATLPFFIPAPTLIGTMGAFIRIKSPIRTRTALFDIGIAGPIAGFIVASFVLMFSLMMSKPAPPVIVQGDIVLDFPLIFRIAHWMIMGDGMRVLPLEHMLLHPTAIAAWVGMFATALNLLPGGQLDGGHIIYSLMPRLHRHISRLTVGALIPMGLLLWPGWLIWAVLLGITGMRHPNVSPWPPLSPGRRMLGLVALALMILTITPNPFPGNALAMPHWF; encoded by the coding sequence ATGTCCGACTACACGCCGCCCATTCCCCGTTTGGAATTTGACCCACGAACGTATGACGTGGCGGTCGTCTCTCGATCGCGGCAGAAATACTGGCTCCACGCGCTGTTGCTGCTGACAACCTTCTTCACCACGATGATGGTGGGAACACGGCTGGAGACTAACTTCCTCCACGGGTTACCGATTTTCTCGCTGGCCGATGACACAATTCCACTGTTCCCAATCGGGTTCATCCTGGAGCATCCGGCACGCATCCTGCTGGGACTTCCCTTTTCGCTCACGCTGATGACGATCCTTCTCGCACACGAGATGGGGCATTACGTGATGTGCCTGCGCTATGGCGTGTACGCGACGTTGCCCTTTTTCATTCCGGCACCGACGCTGATCGGAACGATGGGCGCATTCATCCGGATTAAGTCGCCCATCCGAACCCGGACGGCGCTATTTGATATCGGGATTGCGGGACCCATTGCCGGATTTATCGTCGCAAGCTTCGTGCTGATGTTCTCGCTGATGATGTCGAAACCTGCGCCTCCGGTAATCGTGCAGGGCGACATCGTGCTGGACTTCCCGCTGATCTTTCGCATTGCACACTGGATGATCATGGGCGACGGCATGCGCGTGCTGCCGCTTGAACATATGCTCTTGCATCCGACGGCGATTGCGGCGTGGGTGGGAATGTTCGCGACGGCGCTGAATCTTTTGCCGGGCGGGCAGCTAGATGGCGGCCACATCATTTATTCGTTGATGCCGCGATTGCATCGTCATATCTCGCGCCTGACTGTCGGTGCGTTGATCCCGATGGGGTTGTTGCTGTGGCCGGGATGGCTGATCTGGGCGGTGCTGCTCGGAATCACCGGTATGCGTCATCCGAATGTATCGCCGTGGCCTCCACTCTCGCCCGGAAGGCGGATGCTAGGCCTGGTCGCGCTGGCGCTGATGATCCTGACAATCACGCCGAATCCCTTCCCGGGAAACGCCCTTGCGATGCCACACTGGTTTTAG